One genomic window of Gracilinema caldarium DSM 7334 includes the following:
- a CDS encoding M23 family metallopeptidase: MGRRTGIVNKRGFSKAFIVFITIILLGLLLGSGTFQTQEAQVLVFPDHLIPGSPVSVIVAIPAPVQSAENLTSPPDSSPTDNLPTAESPHGGSPNLRSLRAGELVPLQAILSNRKNKTIQSAPFFYVDEVHQADKIYTIVMATLVIPNTYDETSVNLEIQREKTVGIGRVASSPASGTGTISAAFMTVALPGRQSLPVDPRTFTTETISLGQENTDIKTKPDPQKAAESAELWKLLTTSSSGLYTMGGFAAPVDSNRRTSFFGDRRVYQYTNGSSERSIHGGIDFGVPRGTVVRATAPGLVLMARFRIVTGNTVVLQHAPGVYSLYYHMDSLSVTEGIQVDSGTELGKSGSTGLSTGPHLHWEFRIQGEFADPDLMVSLAPLDKERILRKILEKLNIFSTEPSQN, translated from the coding sequence ATGGGAAGAAGAACAGGCATTGTAAATAAAAGGGGCTTCTCAAAGGCTTTTATAGTTTTTATCACGATAATCCTCTTGGGACTCCTGCTTGGTTCTGGAACTTTTCAGACCCAGGAAGCTCAGGTTTTGGTGTTTCCGGATCATCTGATTCCTGGGTCCCCAGTCTCGGTCATAGTGGCTATTCCCGCACCTGTTCAAAGCGCCGAAAACCTTACTAGCCCGCCTGATAGCTCGCCAACGGATAACCTGCCGACGGCAGAATCGCCGCATGGGGGCTCGCCGAATCTCAGATCCCTGAGGGCTGGCGAACTCGTTCCGCTTCAGGCTATTCTTAGCAACAGGAAGAATAAAACTATACAATCGGCTCCCTTTTTTTATGTTGATGAAGTTCACCAGGCAGATAAAATCTATACCATTGTCATGGCAACCCTGGTTATACCCAATACCTATGATGAAACATCGGTCAATCTTGAAATACAGCGGGAAAAAACAGTGGGCATTGGGCGAGTAGCTTCCAGTCCAGCTTCCGGCACCGGAACAATCAGCGCAGCCTTTATGACCGTCGCCCTGCCGGGGCGGCAAAGCCTCCCCGTCGATCCCAGAACCTTTACTACCGAAACCATAAGCCTAGGACAGGAAAATACGGACATAAAAACCAAACCGGATCCCCAAAAAGCAGCTGAATCGGCTGAACTCTGGAAACTGCTTACCACAAGCAGCTCCGGACTGTATACCATGGGAGGCTTTGCCGCCCCTGTCGATTCGAATCGTCGTACTAGTTTTTTTGGAGACCGTCGGGTATACCAGTACACCAATGGCAGTTCCGAACGAAGCATTCATGGTGGTATCGATTTTGGTGTTCCCCGGGGTACGGTGGTACGAGCTACTGCTCCGGGCCTGGTGCTGATGGCCCGCTTTCGGATTGTTACAGGCAATACGGTAGTGCTCCAGCATGCTCCGGGGGTTTATTCCCTCTATTATCATATGGATTCCCTTTCAGTAACCGAGGGTATCCAGGTCGATAGTGGCACCGAACTGGGAAAGTCCGGATCTACAGGCCTTTCCACAGGACCTCACCTGCACTGGGAGTTCCGTATTCAGGGAGAATTTGCCGATCCGGATTTAATGGTAAGCCTTGCACCGCTTGACAAGGAACGCATTTTACGTAAAATACTTGAAAAGTTAAACATTTTTTCGACAGAGCCTTCTCAAAATTAA